DNA from Borreliella garinii:
ATATATATAAACAAGGTAAGATAATTTATATGGAAAATTTTTTAGAGAGAAAATTTCCAACGTGTTTTGTTAAATTAAGTTCTGATAATAAGTATTTAGTTTCATTAAAGGGTAATTATAAGTATTTTTTAGAAATAATTGATTTAGAGAGTGATTATAAAAAAATTTTAGAATTAAACAATTTAACTATTAATAGTTTTGAGACTTTTATAAAAATAGATGATTATAATAATTTGTTTATTGAAGTTGAAAATTCACTTGTGGTTATAAATATTAAAAGTGGTAGAATATTTAAAGTTGAAAATAAAAATTCTATTTTAAGAGCATCATATGATTATTTTCAAAATATTTACAGAGTATATTTTTATTCTGAGAGTGAAAAAATCATTAATATAAAAACTTATTCTGCAAATTCTTTTGGATTGTTTGACAATGTTTTTATTAGAGATGAAATAAGCTCTTTTGTTGAATTTGGAAAAGGACTTTTGTATTTTAATAGTAATAATGATTTAAAATATTTGGGATTGGGGCAGTGATTTTAATTGTTTTTGTATTTTTCTTTAATATTTTAGTTTTAGATTTATATCCATTTTTGGAATTTAGAAATGATGAAAAGTTTGCTTTAGTTAAAGATTTTGGTGCATTAGATAATGATAAATTAAATATTGGAGTAAGGTTAAAGCCTTTGGAAAAGACAGTATCTGTTTTTTCTAATAATTATAAAATCTTATATTCAAAAAATAGATTAGATAGGGATAGTAGTATTTTAATCATTTTTGACAATGATTTAAATTTGAATCTAGAGATTTTAGGAGGGTTTTTTTATAAACTTGGAAAAATCTTTTTAAAAGATGAAAAGAGTGTTATTGATTTAGTAGTTAATGATCCCACTGCTAAAAAGATTATCAATCCTTTGTTTGTTATAAAGAATAGGAACAATTTAGTTGCTGAGACAGTCTATACCTTAGGCAAGGTTTTTTTAAAAGGAAAGGGTGATGATGAAAGATTGGAAGTATTTAAAAATATAAATTTAAATGTCGATTCTGGTCAATATAGCCTTTTGTTATATTTTCATACTCAAAAAGTAGAATCTTTTAAAAATTCTCTTAAAGGAATTTATTATTTTGAGGCTATTTTGAATAATAAAAGTATTTTCCGTTCAGATTTTCAAAATATTTTTTTGATTAATAATACATATACTTTGGCTCAAGAGAAAAATTATGGATTAGATATTTTGAATATTAAAAAAGATGGCGGATGTCTTAAGATAAATGATCTTAATTTTATTAAGGGTAAGAATGAACTTAAAATAAAATATGGAGATGTTTATGGAAATGAAAAAAAAATAATTTATAGGTTTAAATTAAATGAATAATAATGTTTTTCATTTTCCAGTACTTCTTGATGCAATTTGTAAGCTTATAGAAGATTTGCCTGTAAAAAGCGATTTAATATATATTGATTCTACTCTTGGAGAAGGTGCTCATGCAAAAGCGATTCTTGAAAAATATGACTTTTTAAGTTTGATTGGAATTGAAAGAGATCCTCAAATTTTAGAAAGAGCAAAGCAGTTTCTTCTTGTTTTTAAAGAGAGAATTACATATTTTAATGACTGGTTTGATAATTTTTTCGTCAATTATCCTTTAAATGTCAAAGCTAATTTTATTTTAGTTGATCTTGGTATTTCTATGTTTCATTACAAAGGCAGTAAAAAAGGATTTTCTTTTCTTGAAGATGAACCTTTGGATATGAGACTTTGTTCTTCTTCTTGTAGTATTAGTGCGGCTGAGATTGTAAATACTTTTAGTAAATATGATCTTGAAAGTTTAATTTATAATTTAAGTAATGAGCATTATTCTAGAAGAATCTCTAAAGCTATTGTAGAATATCGAAAAATTAAAAAAATAGAAACTACAAAAGAGTTGCAAGCTGTAATAAATAAAGTTTATCCTTTCTCAAAAGCTAAAATAAATCCAGCTACAAAAACTTTTCAAGCTTTAAGAATTTATGTAAATGATGAGCTTGCTAGGCTTAAAAGAAGCTTGCCTTTGTGGATAGAAAATTTAGCCAAAGATGGAATTTTAGCTATTATCACATTTCATTCAATAGAGGATCGTATTGTAAAAGATTTTTTTAGAAGTTTAAGCTGTGATTTGTATGCTAAGATTTCAAAAAAGCCCATTATTCCAAGTTTTGATGAGATTAAAAAAAACAAACCTTCAAGGAGTGCTAAGCTTAGAGCTTTAAAAAAAATATGAATAGTATAAGTAAGATTGAGTTTGAAGTTTATTGTATTTTAATTTTAATACTAACAGTCATAGTGTGTTTTAATATTTACTTAAATTTTAGATATGTTGTAAAGCTTAGAGAATTTAATCACTTGGACAATGAGCAGGAAAATATTATTGATGATAATTTAAGATTGTTGACAGTAATATATGAACTTGAAAATATTAATAGAATAGAGAGTTTTTCTTTTGGAGAATTAAATTTGGAAAAAAAAGCTAATGAAGATATAAATATTTTTGTTGAGTAAAATATTTTAGAATGAGGTTTGAGTGCGTATAAAGATTAAGGATGTTTTAATCTCTTCTAAAGATGTAAAGTTTGTAGGGAATATAAAAAATATTGAAAAGGTAGTCTCTTTTTACTCGTTAGATAGTCGCGAAATAAATGATGATAATATCAATGTTAGTCTTTATTTTGCATATAAGGGAAATAAAGTAGATGGATTTTCTTTTGTTAAATATTTAATTGATTTGGGTGTTAAATGTTTTATATGTGCAAGAGAGCATGAATCTGAGTGTATTAAATATTTAAATGATAATGAAGGGTTGGTTTTTTTGCTTACAAGTAATGTAATAAAACTCCTTCAAGCTTTAGCATCGTGTTTAATTGAAAGGACAAAGTTTAAAAGAATTGCTATTACAGGTAGTAATGGTAAAACTACAACTAAAGAAATGCTTTATAGCATACTTTCAAAGAAGTATAAAACTTACAAAACTTGGGGTAATTTAAATTCTGACATTGGACTTCCTCTTAGTATTTTAAGAGTAGAAGGTAATGAAGAATATGCTGTTTTTGAAGTTGGAGTTAGCTATATTGGAGAAATGGATCTTTTATCCCAAATTTTAAAACCAGAAATTGTTATTATTACTAATATAGGCTATGCACATATGCAAGCTTTCAAGGAGTTACAATCCATTGCTTTTGAAAAGAGTAAAATAATTGGCAAAAACATTGAAATCTTTGTTGCAAATGAAATGAATGATTATTGTGTTTATCTTGAAAAAAGAGCAAAAATCGCAAATCCAAATGTTAAAATCGTTTATTTTGATTTTGAAAGTCTTAATATTAAATCATTTTCTTTTCTGGATGGGAAATTTTCTTATGATTTTGTTTACAAAGGGTTTGAG
Protein-coding regions in this window:
- the rsmH gene encoding 16S rRNA (cytosine(1402)-N(4))-methyltransferase RsmH, whose product is MNNNVFHFPVLLDAICKLIEDLPVKSDLIYIDSTLGEGAHAKAILEKYDFLSLIGIERDPQILERAKQFLLVFKERITYFNDWFDNFFVNYPLNVKANFILVDLGISMFHYKGSKKGFSFLEDEPLDMRLCSSSCSISAAEIVNTFSKYDLESLIYNLSNEHYSRRISKAIVEYRKIKKIETTKELQAVINKVYPFSKAKINPATKTFQALRIYVNDELARLKRSLPLWIENLAKDGILAIITFHSIEDRIVKDFFRSLSCDLYAKISKKPIIPSFDEIKKNKPSRSAKLRALKKI
- a CDS encoding UDP-N-acetylmuramoyl-tripeptide--D-alanyl-D-alanine ligase, coding for MRIKIKDVLISSKDVKFVGNIKNIEKVVSFYSLDSREINDDNINVSLYFAYKGNKVDGFSFVKYLIDLGVKCFICAREHESECIKYLNDNEGLVFLLTSNVIKLLQALASCLIERTKFKRIAITGSNGKTTTKEMLYSILSKKYKTYKTWGNLNSDIGLPLSILRVEGNEEYAVFEVGVSYIGEMDLLSQILKPEIVIITNIGYAHMQAFKELQSIAFEKSKIIGKNIEIFVANEMNDYCVYLEKRAKIANPNVKIVYFDFESLNIKSFSFLDGKFSYDFVYKGFEYSILLLGRHNIFNAIGCINLALFLGMREKEIREGLIETAFQKGRAEILTKNGYLILNDSYNGNMDSFMALKNMILDLDIQGKKFMVLGSFKELGEFAYKTHKDLIKEAVLMNFDKIFLIGEEFLDVRYSENLVEKRLCYFSEFDKFIDFFLKSLEPSVFIVIKGSRFNRLDRILNYI